DNA from Streptomyces rishiriensis:
GACCTCCGACAGCCGCCACAGCGCCATGCCGACGAGTCCGATGCCCAGTGCCCACAGCAGGACCGCGCCGAACGGCTTGTGGGAGATCTCCTCCAGAGCCCCCTGGCGGTCCGCCTGCTGCCTGCCGTCGCCGAAGGCGATCTGCAGCGCCAGCAGTCCGACCAGCAGATAGATCACGCCTCGCGCGGCGAGCCCCGCCTTGGCGGCGCCCTTCGTCACCGAGCCCCGTGCCGCCCGCTCCACCTCGATCCGGCCGTTACGCGCCAGAGCACTCGTGTCCATGCAACCCTCCCCGAATCTCCCCGTTTCCTGCGGGTCCGGATGCCCCGGGTCTCGCGGTACACACGCGTCCGGCGCCCCTGGGCCGCGTCGAGGGGCGGTGAGGCACCGCCGGTGCGCCACCGGCTCGCGGCCGCGCAGGGCCGGAGCGGCCCAACCACCGGCCCCCCGAAAACAGCGACGGGGTGGACCCGGGATCCCTCCCGTCCACCCCGCCCGTCAGGCGTACACCTGTGGTTCTTTGCCCGTCTGCGGTCGTATCGCGGCGTCGGCGGCCGACGCCGCCTCGAGCCATTGATGTGCCGTCTCCAGGGCGTGCCTCACGTCGCGGGTGCCGGTGGACACGCACAGCGTGTAGGCGAGATCACGCGCCTGCGCCTGTGCCTGTGGTGGCTGCGCGGTGGATCCGGGCCGCGTCAGCGCTTCGTATTCGTCGACGAGTCTGCGCAGGACAGCGGGGTGCGGCATCAGCATCGGTCTGCTTCTCTCCGTTCGCAAGGGGATGTGTGTCGTGCCGTCAGCGTGTGTGTCGTGCCGTCAGCGCAGCGCTTCCTGGCGTACCCGTTCGCAGCTGCGGCTGATGAGCCGGGACACGTGCATCTGGGAGATGCCCAGTCGGTCGGCGATCCTGCTCTGTGTCATGTCCTCGAAGAACCGCATGTAGAGGATGGCGCGCTCGCGCTCCGGCAGCCGGCGCAGGCCTTCTTTGGCGGACTCGCGGTCGACCACGACGTCGAAGGAGGTATCGGAGTCGCCCAGGGTGTCGGCGAGGCTGTAGCCGTCGTCCCCGCCCGAGGTCTCGGCGTCCAGCGAGAGGGTGCTGAAGCTCTCCAGTGCCTCCAGGCCGGCGCTCACCTCGTCCTCGGTGAGCCCGGTGTGGGTGGCGATGTCGGCCACCGAGGGCTCGGCCGCCCCGGGGTTCTGGGTGAGCTCCCGGCGGGCCACGCGCACCTTGTTGCGCAGTTCCTGTACCCGGCGGGGCACGCGCAGCGCCCACATCCGGTCCCTGAAGTGCCGCTTGATCTCCCCGGTGATGGTGGGCACGGCGTAGCTCTCGAACGCCCCGCGCTCGGGGTCGAAACGGTCGACGGCCTTGACCAGCCCCAGCGCCGCGACCTGCCGCAGGTCCTCGATCGCCTCACCGCGGTCGCGGAAGCGACCGGCGATGCGGTGGGCCATGGGCAGCCAGGCGGTGACCAGCTCGTCGCGAACGGCGTCCCGCTCGGGGCCTTCCTCCAGGGTGACCAGCAGGGCGAACCGGCCCATGGTGTCGGGGGCGTCGGCGTGCGTGCGGCGCAACTGCGCGGTGGAGGGGGCGGATGCGGAAGACTGGCTTGTCGACATGTCGATAGGCATGCGGTATCGCTCTCCTGAACGGTGGTTTCAGGGACTGGCGACGGAGAAAGCCGGCCGTCCGGAACGCGTGGAGCGCCCCGGAGCGGACAGCCCGCTCCCGTCGGCGCGCCTCCGGTCCGAAGCACGAACCTCCGTCTGCCCTACCCCCGGAGGAACAAACTCCGTCTGCGCGAAAGGCGTTCGCAGGGTCGCGGCCGGCGTCCCGGGCCGGTCGGCGCGGGGGTCAGAACACGGGGACGACGGCGGTGATGCGCTTACCGCCGGAGGGCAGACAGGCCACCCTGACGTCGCGGGCCAGCCGGCAGACGATCGACCAGCCGCGACCGCCGGCGCGCTGTCGCCCCTGTTCGTCGACCGGTGCGGCGGTGACCGGCAGCCGGTCACTGCGGTCGCTGACGGAGACGCACACGGCCGGCCCCGCCATGTCGACGTCGAATGCGGTGATGCCGCCGCCGTGCAGGATGGCGTTGGCCGTCAGCTCCGAGGCGACGAGCAGGGCGTCCGACAGTCCGTCCTCGTCGTACCGGCAGCCCAGGGTCCCGCAGCGTCCGGTCACCGCCTGCCGGACGGCGCTGCGGACGTCGGCCGGGCGGCACTGCTCCTGTCCTGCGCGCCCGTGGACGCAGTCCTGCGTGTTCCCACGGTCGGTCGAGTCGTTCGTAGACATCCCTTCGCTCCCCTGGCTGGTCCCGAATGGTCGGACGGCTCAAGCCGGCCTGCCGACCGGCGGTGGACCGTCGATCGGCCGACCGCACCTGGGCGGTGGGTTCGGCGTCCGTGAGGCACCGGCGCTCTCCGCCACCGGACGGTGCGTTCGTCTCCTAACCGGCTGGCCCCGCCTGCGACGGCCAAACCTCCCGGACGAGGAGCATTCGCCCCGCCGGATCCGGGTACGCGAACGAGATGACAGATGTGGTGGACTCGGACGAACTGCTGCGGCGCATACAGCGGGCCAGGGCCTGCGCCCACGAGGAACTGCTGTCCTGGCGGGCCCGGAGCGAGGACCTCGACCGGACGGACGCGGAACGCACGCAGGACGTGCGGGACGCCCGGACACGGGGGCTCGCCTACGAAGCCGTGCTCAGGGTGCTGGACGAGATCGTGACGCCCGGCCGGAGCGCCGAGCCGCTCTGACCGGGGCGCCGCTCGGGTTGGCGGCGGCCGCCGCGGGCACCCGCGACGGCATGGCAGCCGACCACGCACGCGCCCCCGTTCTCGAAGCCCTTGTCGACTACCGCCGCCAAGGCCGGTTGTCGTTCACCCCGCCGGGACACAAGCAGGCCCGCGGCGCCGATCCCGAGGTACGGGCGGTGCTGGGGGACGCGGTCTTCCTCGGCGATGTGCTGGCGTCGGGCGGTCTCGACGACCGGCTCACCCGGGGCCGGGTGCTGAAGCGGGCCGAGGAGCTGATGGCGGACGCCGTCCACGCCGAGCACACCTTCTTCTCGACGTGCGGGAGTTCCCTGTCCGTCAAGGCGGCCATGCTGTCCGTGGCCGGGCCGCACGAGAAGCTGCTGATCGGGCGGGACGCGCACAAGTCGGTGGTGTCGGGACTGATCCTCTCCGGAATCGAGCCCGTGTGGGTCGAGCCGCGCTGGGACGCCGAGCGGCGGCTGGCGCATCCGCCGTCGGCCGCCGAGTTCGAGAGGGCCCTCGAGATCCACCCCGAGGCGAAGGGCGCTCTGGTCACCAGTCCCACCCCGTACGGCGCCTGCGCCGACCTGCGGGGGATCGCCGACGCCTGCCACCGCCGCTCGGTGCCGCTCATCGTGGACGAGGCCTGGGGAGCGCACCTGCCCTTCCATCCGGACCTGCCGTCCTGGGCGATGGACGCGGGCGCCGACATCTGTGTGACCAGCATCCACAAGATGGGCAGCGGCCTGGAGCAGGGGTCGGTGTTCCATCTCCAGGGCGAGTACGTCACGCCGGAACTGCTGAACATGCGCGCGGATCTGCTGGGCACGACGAGCCCTTCGGTGCTGCTGTACGCCGGACTCGACGGCTGGCGCCGCCAGATGGCGCTGCACGGCGAGGAGTTGCTCGGCGCGACTCTCGCGCTGGCGCGGGAGGTGCGGTCCGCGATCGAGGAGATCGACGGGCTGCACGTCGAGGGCCGGGAGGACTTCTGCGGCCCGGGGCTCGCCGACGACTTCGATCCCCTGCCCGTGGTGATCGACGTCCAGGGGCTCGGGATCTCCGGCTTCCAGGCCGCGGACTGGCTGCGCGAGCACCAGGCCGTGGACATGCACCTGTCCGACCACCGGCGCATCGGCGCGCAGTTGACCCACGGCGACGACCGCGAA
Protein-coding regions in this window:
- a CDS encoding ATP-binding protein, with protein sequence MSTNDSTDRGNTQDCVHGRAGQEQCRPADVRSAVRQAVTGRCGTLGCRYDEDGLSDALLVASELTANAILHGGGITAFDVDMAGPAVCVSVSDRSDRLPVTAAPVDEQGRQRAGGRGWSIVCRLARDVRVACLPSGGKRITAVVPVF
- a CDS encoding SigB/SigF/SigG family RNA polymerase sigma factor; its protein translation is MPIDMSTSQSSASAPSTAQLRRTHADAPDTMGRFALLVTLEEGPERDAVRDELVTAWLPMAHRIAGRFRDRGEAIEDLRQVAALGLVKAVDRFDPERGAFESYAVPTITGEIKRHFRDRMWALRVPRRVQELRNKVRVARRELTQNPGAAEPSVADIATHTGLTEDEVSAGLEALESFSTLSLDAETSGGDDGYSLADTLGDSDTSFDVVVDRESAKEGLRRLPERERAILYMRFFEDMTQSRIADRLGISQMHVSRLISRSCERVRQEALR
- a CDS encoding aminotransferase class I/II-fold pyridoxal phosphate-dependent enzyme; the encoded protein is MAADHARAPVLEALVDYRRQGRLSFTPPGHKQARGADPEVRAVLGDAVFLGDVLASGGLDDRLTRGRVLKRAEELMADAVHAEHTFFSTCGSSLSVKAAMLSVAGPHEKLLIGRDAHKSVVSGLILSGIEPVWVEPRWDAERRLAHPPSAAEFERALEIHPEAKGALVTSPTPYGACADLRGIADACHRRSVPLIVDEAWGAHLPFHPDLPSWAMDAGADICVTSIHKMGSGLEQGSVFHLQGEYVTPELLNMRADLLGTTSPSVLLYAGLDGWRRQMALHGEELLGATLALAREVRSAIEEIDGLHVEGREDFCGPGLADDFDPLPVVIDVQGLGISGFQAADWLREHQAVDMHLSDHRRIGAQLTHGDDRETTGELLAALKDLVDAAPDLAPAPRIEVPTPAELRMAQGLLPRDAFFGPAENVALDRAAGRIAAEMITPYPPGIPAVLPGERLTEPVLRYLSTGLAAGMNLPDPSDPQLRTIRVVAQDAER
- a CDS encoding DUF5133 domain-containing protein, with the protein product MLMPHPAVLRRLVDEYEALTRPGSTAQPPQAQAQARDLAYTLCVSTGTRDVRHALETAHQWLEAASAADAAIRPQTGKEPQVYA